Proteins co-encoded in one Leucobacter exalbidus genomic window:
- a CDS encoding RNA polymerase-binding protein RbpA, translating into MADRTLRGSRIGATSLQGETGVELSPRHGVEYLTEKGARFAVLFDADAEPPAEWFDQKTGELGFLDDEAGRTARTELEEKVASARTPWDMLAERRSIEELEELLEERLKLLRARRGSKK; encoded by the coding sequence ATGGCTGATCGTACGCTTCGCGGGTCACGTATTGGCGCGACAAGTTTGCAGGGAGAGACGGGCGTAGAGCTCTCCCCCAGACACGGCGTGGAATACCTGACCGAAAAGGGAGCTCGGTTCGCGGTCTTGTTTGACGCTGACGCTGAGCCCCCGGCCGAGTGGTTCGACCAGAAAACTGGCGAGCTGGGCTTTCTTGACGATGAGGCGGGCCGCACCGCGCGCACCGAACTCGAGGAGAAGGTCGCGTCGGCGCGCACCCCGTGGGACATGCTCGCCGAGCGGCGCAGCATTGAAGAGCTCGAGGAGTTGCTCGAGGAACGGCTGAAGCTGCTGCGCGCCCGCCGCGGCTCGAAGAAGTAA